One part of the Segnochrobactrum spirostomi genome encodes these proteins:
- the cysW gene encoding sulfate ABC transporter permease subunit CysW — MSDAVVGTRAAVRAAPAHRRSATTESPLVKAILIALALAFLALFLLLPLVTVFVEALRQGVAAYFEALGQPDALVAIRLTLLIAAIAVPCNLVFGLAAAWAIAKFEFAGKSLLTTLIDLPFSVSPVISGLVYVLMFGASSPLNPWLTAHGIQIVFAVPGMVLATIFVTLPFVARELVPLMQEQGTTEEEAAISLGASGFKTFLRVTLPNVKWGLLYGVLLCNARAMGEFGAVSVISGHIPGLTNTMPLQIEQLYNEYSFAGAFAVASLLALLALVTLVAKTLLEWRFADSIAAATRRH; from the coding sequence ATGTCTGACGCTGTGGTCGGAACCCGCGCCGCCGTCCGCGCCGCGCCCGCGCACCGCCGCTCGGCGACGACCGAGAGCCCGCTCGTCAAGGCGATCCTGATCGCGCTGGCGCTCGCCTTCCTGGCGCTGTTCCTGCTCCTGCCGCTCGTCACCGTCTTCGTCGAGGCGCTGCGCCAGGGCGTCGCCGCCTATTTCGAGGCGCTGGGTCAGCCCGACGCGCTTGTGGCGATCCGCCTGACCCTCCTCATCGCGGCGATCGCGGTGCCCTGCAATCTGGTGTTCGGCCTCGCCGCGGCGTGGGCGATCGCCAAGTTCGAATTTGCCGGCAAGAGCCTTCTGACGACCCTGATCGACCTGCCGTTCTCGGTCTCGCCGGTGATCTCCGGGCTCGTCTACGTGCTGATGTTCGGGGCGAGCAGCCCGCTCAATCCGTGGCTCACCGCCCACGGCATCCAGATCGTGTTCGCGGTGCCCGGCATGGTGCTCGCCACGATCTTCGTGACGCTGCCCTTCGTCGCCCGCGAGCTGGTGCCGCTGATGCAGGAGCAGGGGACCACCGAGGAGGAGGCGGCGATCTCGCTCGGGGCGAGCGGCTTCAAGACGTTCCTGCGCGTCACGCTGCCGAACGTGAAATGGGGCCTGCTCTACGGCGTGCTGCTCTGCAATGCCCGCGCGATGGGCGAGTTCGGCGCCGTCTCGGTGATCTCCGGCCACATTCCGGGGCTCACCAACACGATGCCGCTGCAGATCGAGCAGCTCTACAACGAATATTCCTTCGCCGGCGCGTTCGCGGTCGCCTCGCTGCTCGCGCTCCTCGCCCTCGTCACGCTCGTCGCCAAGACGCTGCTCGAATGGCGTTTCGCCGATTCGATCGCGGCGGCCACCCGGCGCCACTGA